In the Astatotilapia calliptera chromosome 5, fAstCal1.2, whole genome shotgun sequence genome, one interval contains:
- the LOC113021642 gene encoding elastase-1-like encodes MLRFLVLTSLAALVLAEPKYLMNIDQRVVGGEVAAPNSWPWQISLQYLSGGSYYHTCGGTLIQRGWVMTAAHCVDSPRTFRVILGAHDLNSISNREQIIAVSAIYVHPQWDANKLSQGNDIALLKLASDATLNTYVQLGSLPPSGQILPNNNPCYITGWGRTATGGSLSPVLKQAYLPVVDYQTCSSPSWWGSTVNNNMVCGGDGKEAGCNGDSGGPLNCLNGGKYYVHGIASFVSGLGCNTYQKPTVFTRVSAFINWINTIV; translated from the exons ATGCTCAGGTTTTTGGTGTTGACAAGTCTTGCAGCCTTGG tGCTGGCCGAGCCCAAGTATCTGATGAACATTGATCAAAGGGTTGTAGGAGGTGAGGTGGCTGCACCCAACTCCTGGCCCTGGCAG ATCTCTCTTCAGTACCTATCTGGCGGCTCCTACTACCACACATGTGGAGGAACTCTGATCCAGAGAGGCTGGGTTATGACTGCTGCTCACTGTGTGGACAG CCCCCGGACCTTTCGTGTCATTCTTGGTGCACATGACCTCAACAGCATCAGTAACAGAGAGCAGATCATAGCTGTCAGTGCCATTTATGTCCACCCCCAATGGGATGCTAACAAACTGTCTCAGGG GAATGATATCGCTCTGCTGAAACTGGCCTCAGACGCCACCCTGAACACTTATGTCCAGCTGGGCTCTCTGCCTCCCTCTGGCCAGATTCTGCCCAACAACAACCCCTGCTACATCACAGGATGGGGGCGCACTGCCA CCGGTGGTAGCCTGTCTCCTGTGCTTAAGCAGGCCTACCTTCCTGTGGTGGACTATCAGACCTGCTCCAGCCCTAGCTGGTGGGGCAGCACTGTGAATAACAACATGGTGTGCGGTGGTGATGGAAAAGAGGCTGGATGCAAT ggtGACTCTGGTGGCCCTCTTAACTGCTTGAATGGTGGAAAATACTACGTGCACGGTATTGCCAGCTTCGTGTCTGGTCTGGGATGCAATACTTATCAGAAGCCTACTGTCTTCACCCGTGTCTCCGCTTTCATTAACTGGATAAACACT aTCGTCTAG